The following are encoded together in the Xanthobacter autotrophicus Py2 genome:
- a CDS encoding single-strand binding protein (TIGRFAM: single-strand binding protein~PFAM: single-strand binding protein/Primosomal replication protein n~KEGG: rsh:Rsph17029_0439 single-strand binding protein), whose protein sequence is MAGSVNKVILVGNLGRDPEIKSFQNGGRVCNLSVATSENWRDKASGERRERTEWHRVVIFNENLAGVAERFLKKGSKVYIEGQLETRKYEKDGRETYTTEIVLRPYRGELTLLDGRGEGAGAGGDDYAAGSDFGSASPMGGGYGGGSGGSRRMSGAPAGSSGGVAGGGRPAADLDDEIPF, encoded by the coding sequence ATGGCCGGCAGCGTCAACAAGGTGATCCTGGTCGGCAACCTCGGCCGTGATCCGGAAATCAAATCTTTCCAGAACGGCGGACGGGTCTGCAACCTGTCGGTCGCCACCTCGGAAAACTGGCGCGACAAGGCGTCCGGCGAACGCCGCGAGCGCACCGAATGGCACCGCGTGGTGATCTTCAACGAGAATTTGGCGGGTGTGGCCGAGCGTTTTCTGAAGAAGGGCTCAAAGGTCTACATCGAGGGCCAGCTTGAGACCCGCAAGTACGAGAAGGACGGGCGGGAAACCTACACCACCGAGATCGTGCTGCGGCCCTATCGTGGCGAGCTCACCCTGCTCGACGGGCGCGGCGAAGGGGCTGGAGCGGGCGGCGACGACTATGCCGCCGGCTCGGACTTCGGATCGGCAAGCCCCATGGGCGGGGGGTATGGCGGTGGCTCAGGGGGCAGCCGGCGCATGTCTGGCGCCCCGGCTGGATCCTCGGGCGGCGTCGCCGGTGGCGGGCGCCCGGCGGCCGATCTCGACGACGAAATCCCGTTCTGA